The following are from one region of the Bacteroidota bacterium genome:
- a CDS encoding efflux RND transporter periplasmic adaptor subunit, with protein sequence MIKRILKIVLVIVLLGVFVWTLYFLYKKSEQAPVVFETTTAFDTTIIKKTVAAGSVIPRKEVNMKSQVSGIVEKLFVVAGQEIKSGDVIAKVKIIPNMINLASAENRVNQARINFDNAKADYDRSETLFNQQVVSKAEFQQNELRLKTAKEEMNAADNNLQLIKNGVTKSAGSATNTLIRSTINGMVLDVPIKEGSSVIESNTFNEGTSIASVANMGEMIFEGKVDESEVGKIKSGMELLLTIGAIDAERFKATLEYIAPKGVTENGAIQFLIRAALTKAQGGSFLRAGYSANADIILDRKDNAFAVSESVLQFEKDKTFVEVEVAPNKFEKRFIKTGLSDGVNIEVLEGITKSDKIKIPDLKTPVENGN encoded by the coding sequence ATGATAAAAAGAATTTTAAAAATCGTTTTAGTTATTGTCCTCTTAGGAGTTTTTGTGTGGACGCTTTATTTCCTATACAAAAAATCGGAACAGGCTCCGGTAGTATTTGAAACAACAACTGCATTCGACACTACCATAATTAAAAAAACAGTGGCAGCCGGCAGTGTAATTCCTCGCAAAGAAGTAAATATGAAATCGCAGGTGTCGGGCATTGTCGAAAAATTGTTTGTAGTGGCAGGGCAAGAAATTAAATCAGGTGATGTAATAGCAAAAGTGAAAATTATTCCTAACATGATAAACCTTGCAAGTGCTGAAAATAGAGTGAATCAAGCCCGCATCAATTTTGATAACGCAAAAGCAGACTACGATCGCAGCGAAACTTTATTCAACCAACAGGTAGTATCAAAAGCCGAATTTCAACAAAATGAATTACGATTGAAAACTGCAAAAGAAGAAATGAATGCTGCCGATAATAATTTGCAATTAATAAAAAATGGTGTGACCAAATCGGCAGGCAGTGCTACCAATACCCTCATACGCAGCACTATAAATGGCATGGTGCTCGATGTGCCAATAAAAGAAGGAAGCAGTGTAATTGAAAGCAATACATTTAACGAAGGCACCTCCATTGCATCGGTAGCCAACATGGGCGAAATGATTTTTGAAGGCAAGGTTGATGAAAGCGAAGTGGGAAAAATAAAATCGGGAATGGAATTATTATTAACCATAGGTGCAATAGATGCCGAACGTTTCAAAGCCACACTAGAATATATAGCGCCAAAAGGAGTTACAGAAAATGGCGCCATACAATTTCTTATTCGTGCTGCCTTAACTAAAGCACAAGGAGGTTCGTTTTTACGCGCAGGTTATAGCGCCAATGCCGATATTATTTTGGATAGAAAAGATAATGCCTTTGCGGTTTCCGAATCGGTTTTACAGTTTGAAAAAGATAAAACTTTTGTAGAGGTTGAAGTAGCACCAAACAAATTTGAAAAACGATTTATAAAAACAGGTTTGTCGGACGGAGTAAATATTGAAGTGCTCGAAGGCATTACGAAAAGCGATAAAATAAAAATTCCTGATTTGAAAACTCCGGTGGAGAATGGAAACTAG